From a region of the Coffea arabica cultivar ET-39 chromosome 3e, Coffea Arabica ET-39 HiFi, whole genome shotgun sequence genome:
- the LOC113736262 gene encoding hydroxyethylthiazole kinase: protein MDNPEEWRQQAWAHLTKLRQECPLVQCITNFVSMDLMANVLLSAGASPAMVHSIDEIPEFTPKVHALCINVGTLTPDWLPAMKVAAETANKEGKPWVLDPVAAGASSFRLMACLELLGMKPSVIRGNGSEILALFKGSVDPNSKGVDSRHESTDVVEAAKSLAQLSGCVVAVSGAVDVVTDGQQAVSIRNGVAMLQKITATGCSVTALIAAFVAIDPLHVVEATASALSLFGVASEIGMDMAKGPASLRMHLIDSLYGLDQGTVFNRVKITKL, encoded by the exons ATGGACAACCCAGAAGAATGGAGACAACAGGCATGGGCCCACTTGACAAAACTCCGGCAAGAGTGCCCATTAGTCCAGTGTATCACGAACTTTGTATCAATGGATTTAATGGCCAACGTGCTTTTATCCGCCGGAGCATCGCCGGCCATGGTTCACTCAATTGATGAAATCCCTGAATTCACTCCTAAAGTTCACGCGCTCTGCATTAACGTGGGCACACTCACTCCTGACTGGCTACCGGCCATGAAGGTGGCTGCAGAGACGGCGAACAAAGAAGGGAAGCCTTGGGTTCTGGACCCTGTGGCAGCTGGTGCTTCCAGTTTCCGGTTGATGGCCTGTCTTGAACTTCTTGGGATGAAGCCTAGTGTTATTAGGGGTAATGGGTCTGAGATTCTGGCACTTTTTAAGGGTTCTGTCGACCCCAATTCAAAG GGTGTGGACAGCAGACATGAATCTACAGATGTAGTGGAAGCAGCAAAATCCCTGGCTCAACTGAGTGGATGTGTGGTAGCAGTGTCTGGAGCTGTTGATGTTGTCACAGATGGACAGCAAGCTGTCAGCATACGAAATGGAGTAGCCATGCTGCAGAAGATTACAGCAACAGGGTGCTCGGTCACTGCCCTCATTGCTGCGTTTGTTGCAATTGATCCTCTACACGTAGTCGAAGCCACAGCTTCTGCATTGTCTTTGTTTGGTGTAGCCAGTGAGATAGGGATGGACATGGCAAAAGGTCCAGCTTCATTGCGGATGCACTTGATTGATTCACTTTATGGGCTTGATCAAGGTACAGTTTTTAATCGAGTGAAGATAACCAAGTTGTAA
- the LOC113736554 gene encoding beta-glucuronosyltransferase GlcAT14A-like: MLNHPNHHHQPPSTTTSIRPSTPCILLSTILFSLLLILFFSTSTHPPPSLPPLDPSLFPPDSPQRHLFLSSSNTSSHKSKQNPPSPPPPPSIAYLISGSSNETGRILRLLFSIYHPKNIYLLHVDSRASQAERDNLAVKIQSFPLFKAAQNVNVVGKADVVYQQGSSTLSAILHGASTFLRISKNWDWFINLSVDDYPLVTQDDLLHIMSYLPKDLNFVNHTSYIGWIESRKLKPIIVDPGLYILEENEVFYATQKRPLPDAFRLFTGSSSAILSRKFIEFCILGTDNLPRTVLMYLANTPSANSVYFPTILCNAQKFNRTIINHNLQYVSLNLRKEPHLLNSSYYTDLVQSGAAFASRFRPDDPTLDRIDREILHRAPGKPVPGGWCLGESGLDSCKVWGDADILRPGLGAKRLENRLLELLSKETFLSQQCAVN; this comes from the exons atgCTAAACCACCCCAACCACCACCATCAACCaccctccaccaccaccagcaTTAGACCCTCCACCCCCTGCATCCTCCTCTCCACCATCCTCTTTTCCCTCCTCCTTATACTATTCTTCTCTACCTCCACTCATCCTCCACCATCCCTTCCTCCACTCGACCCTTCACTCTTCCCACCTGATTCCCCCCAGCGCCACCTCTTCCTCAGCAGCAGCAACACCTCGTCTCACAAATCCAAGCAAAATCCACCTTCCCCTCCGCCTCCTCCATCAATAGCCTACCTCATCTCCGGATCCTCAAATGAAACGGGTCGGATCCTACGCCTCCTCTTCTCAATCTACCACCCCAAGAACATTTATCTCCTCCACGTAGATTCCAGAGCTTCCCAAGCTGAACGTGATAATTTAGCGGTCAAAATCCAATCTTTCCCACTTTTTAAAGCTGCCCAGAATGTTAATGTTGTTGGAAAAGCTGATGTTGTTTATCAACAAGGGTCGTCCACTTTATCAGCTATACTTCATGGGGCTTCTACTTTCCTACGTATTTCGAAGAACTGGGATTGGTTCATCAATCTCTCTGTTGATGATTATCCACTTGTTACTCAAGATG atCTTCTGCACATAATGTCATACTTGCCTAAGGATCTCAATTTTGTGAATCACACAAGCTATATTGGCTGGATTGA ATCTCGGAAATTGAAACCGATAATAGTTGATCCCGGGCTCTATATTTTGGAGGAAAATGAGGTGTTTTATGCCACTCAAAAAAGGCCCCTGCCAGATGCATTTCGTTTGTTCACAG GTTCATCATCAGCTATTTTGAGTCGCAAATTTATCGAATTCTGCATCTTAGGTACAGATAATCTACCCCGGACAGTGTTGATGTACTTGGCAAACACTCCCTCAGCAAATTCTGTTTACTTTCCAACCATTTTGTGCAACGCTCAGAAATTCAATAGAACAATTATCAACCACAACTTGCAGTATGTTTCATTAAACCTGAGAAAGGAACCCCACCTGCTCAATTCTAGTTACTACACTGACCTAGTCCAAAGTGGAGCAGCATTTGCTTCCCGTTTTCGTCCAGATGATCCAACTCTTGACAGAATAGACAGAGAAATTCTCCATCGAGCACCCGGGAAACCAGTACCTGGTGGATGGTGTCTAGGTGAGTCTGGACTTGACTCGTGTAAGGTGTGGGGAGATGCTGACATTTTACGGCCTGGTTTAGGAGCAAAACGGCTTGAAAATCGTCTTCTTGAACTTCTTTCGAAGGAAACATTTCTGTCTCAACAATGTGCTGTCAATTGA